One Echinicola strongylocentroti DNA window includes the following coding sequences:
- a CDS encoding DUF6520 family protein has translation MKKWIKNMPLLAFVLAAASALAFNMPENERAPEYGTPDDGQTWYDVTNVDMGPAPDEYQCNASTESCLYSEKDLESPITEEEGEFVPGSALIPD, from the coding sequence ATGAAAAAATGGATCAAGAATATGCCGTTGCTGGCCTTTGTGCTGGCAGCGGCAAGCGCCCTGGCATTCAATATGCCGGAAAACGAACGTGCTCCGGAATACGGTACCCCTGACGATGGGCAGACCTGGTATGACGTTACGAACGTGGACATGGGGCCCGCCCCGGACGAATACCAGTGCAATGCCTCTACAGAGTCCTGCCTGTATTCGGAAAAGGACCTGGAAAGTCCCATTACCGAAGAGGAAGGGGAGTTTGTTCCCGGATCGGCACTGATCCCTGATTGA
- a CDS encoding RagB/SusD family nutrient uptake outer membrane protein, which produces MKHKLNPILAIMIICISHLLSSCQEFLDAKPRKEIVVPETLEDMQAMLDNTNVFNRTPTIGLWASDDLVANDEGYLGFREDWVRMAYTWDRAIFETTDEVGDWTVPYQQILYCNIILEKLREMGPAEQEGTQAMGIKGTALYFRANAYYILLQLFSRPYGTEGALGVPLKLDSDVNQWEQRPPLEENYRQVFDDLANALALLPESSIYWTRPNLQTAHGLLARIYLSIGDYGKAEEHATSALEMGGELLVLSEVEQGLEFPLPPYFYPVPRENKEVLLYDEMFSVSDLFSPNLFVAGDIVDSYEDGDLRKAIYLYPNEATGGHNFIGNYTGDYLFFSGLTVSEMELIKLECMARRNALDEAVPIFNQWLATRYRPGDYTDQDFASAGQLLDAVLLERRKELPCRGILRWTDLRRLNREPEYAKTLSRTIDGKEFVLEPQGPRYVFPIPPVEIQLNGLEQNP; this is translated from the coding sequence ATGAAACATAAACTCAACCCCATACTTGCCATCATGATCATCTGTATCTCGCACCTGCTCAGTTCCTGTCAGGAGTTTCTGGATGCCAAGCCCAGAAAAGAAATTGTCGTTCCCGAAACGTTGGAGGACATGCAGGCCATGCTGGACAATACCAACGTATTCAACCGTACCCCTACCATTGGACTTTGGGCTTCCGATGACCTGGTGGCCAATGACGAGGGATACCTCGGCTTCAGGGAAGATTGGGTCAGGATGGCCTATACCTGGGACAGGGCCATTTTCGAAACCACCGATGAAGTGGGCGACTGGACCGTGCCCTACCAGCAGATCCTGTACTGTAATATAATCCTCGAAAAACTGCGGGAAATGGGTCCTGCTGAACAGGAGGGTACACAGGCGATGGGGATCAAAGGTACCGCCCTTTATTTCCGGGCCAATGCCTACTATATCCTGTTGCAGCTGTTTTCCCGGCCCTATGGAACCGAAGGGGCACTTGGAGTGCCCCTAAAGCTGGACAGTGATGTAAACCAATGGGAACAAAGACCGCCATTGGAAGAAAACTACCGGCAGGTATTTGACGACCTTGCCAATGCCCTGGCCCTGTTGCCGGAAAGCTCTATTTACTGGACCCGCCCCAACCTGCAGACGGCCCATGGACTTTTGGCCAGGATATACCTCAGCATAGGGGATTATGGGAAAGCAGAGGAACATGCCACTTCTGCATTGGAAATGGGCGGAGAACTGTTGGTCCTGTCAGAGGTGGAACAGGGACTGGAATTTCCACTGCCCCCTTATTTTTACCCGGTCCCCCGGGAGAACAAAGAGGTACTCCTTTACGACGAAATGTTTTCGGTATCCGATCTGTTCTCCCCCAACCTATTTGTGGCCGGGGACATTGTGGACAGCTATGAAGACGGGGACCTTAGAAAGGCCATCTACCTTTACCCCAATGAGGCCACAGGTGGGCATAATTTTATCGGCAATTATACGGGTGATTACCTTTTCTTCAGTGGACTGACCGTTTCGGAAATGGAATTGATCAAACTGGAATGCATGGCCAGAAGAAATGCCCTGGATGAGGCTGTTCCCATTTTCAACCAATGGCTGGCCACACGCTACCGGCCAGGTGACTATACGGACCAAGATTTTGCAAGTGCCGGCCAACTTCTGGATGCCGTCCTTTTGGAAAGAAGAAAGGAATTGCCCTGCAGGGGAATCCTCAGGTGGACGGATCTGAGAAGGTTGAACAGGGAACCCGAATATGCCAAGACACTTAGCCGGACGATAGATGGGAAAGAATTTGTATTGGAACCCCAAGGCCCCCGGTATGTCTTTCCAATCCCTCCTGTTGAAATCCAGTTGAACGGATTGGAGCAGAACCCCTGA
- a CDS encoding SusC/RagA family TonB-linked outer membrane protein encodes MKHLLLAIILSWGLFGSLHAQTAFPVKGQVLEAKNELPLSGALIRVAGTETATVTDENGNYGFQLAQGTYMLEISYLGFSSQTLDISVPLEKEPVTFLAEEGLSMDAVDVVSTGYQQLPRERSTGSFVQLDEKLLQRRVSTDLMDRIEDIAPGMLFSRDARSGNDPISIRGRSTLFANTQPLVVVDGFPYDGPLQNINPNDVESITILKDAAAASIWGARAGNGVIVVTTKKGTYARPLSVSLTSNVTVLEKPDLFYEPQMDIGEFIEVERSLYDNGFYSSRINSPSKTPLSPVVEALYAAETGMMSQQEADDKIAAYKNRDIRRDMEKYFLRPAVRQQYNLGLSGGDRFHRYALSVGWDKNSASVRENDNGRFTLKGDMGWKLLKEKLEVGTGIYLTGSSVQNGTQLPSGSPYESLVDAQGRPAALIRDYNLRFVEEAEAAGLLNWQYVPLDEIGLVSDLARATDIRLNTNIKVNLSRNWKAAVSYQYWQNRSETRTDYPLASYFARNMVNRYSQLNGEGNWEHPVPVGGILDLGNGRDDSHTFRARTDYNRSWGLHRLDALAGFELRDWEGIADQRRYYGYDDGMGLSVPVNLVDRFPLYHNNSLNTIPGNDGHSGLTDRFVSYFANAAYSFDNRLHLTGSVRKDASNLFGVDTNLKGVPLWSAGTGWTISEEGFYGAAWMPYLKLRTTFGYNGNVDKSLSSLTTASYFISRSSAPVPGIRSATIINPPNPSLRWERIGIWNMGVDFGSKNDRVEGSVEYYIKNGRDLIGETRFPPSSGVTSFTGNFAETRTSGIDLNLSTLNLDGPLIWRTNLIFSHLNEEVTAYGIPSTTGQYLGLGTAPMEGRPLFSIYSLRWGGLDPDTGDPLGYVDGEPSDNYNSLRSGTTPEELVYHGPARPTTFGALRNDLEWNGFSLSLNISFRLGYYYRRQSVNYYDLLNGRITHGDHALRWQQPGDEAHTYIPSMPSSSNSSRNYFYQFSEPLVEKGDHIRLQDIRLGYRFEKGRMPSLPFQSAELYTYINNVGMIWKASDDPLDPDYRTGRPLRSIAVGLRMDF; translated from the coding sequence ATGAAACATCTTCTACTTGCTATTATATTATCCTGGGGACTTTTCGGTTCCCTGCATGCCCAGACAGCCTTTCCGGTAAAGGGACAGGTACTGGAAGCCAAAAATGAATTGCCCCTGTCCGGTGCACTTATCAGGGTGGCCGGTACCGAAACCGCTACCGTGACCGATGAAAACGGAAACTATGGGTTTCAATTGGCCCAAGGTACCTACATGCTGGAGATCAGTTACCTGGGCTTTAGTTCACAGACTTTGGATATTTCCGTTCCATTGGAAAAAGAGCCTGTCACCTTTTTGGCCGAAGAAGGCCTCTCTATGGATGCAGTGGACGTGGTCTCCACAGGATACCAGCAGCTGCCTCGGGAACGCTCCACGGGTTCCTTTGTGCAGCTGGACGAAAAGCTCCTCCAACGAAGGGTGAGCACTGACCTGATGGACAGGATAGAGGACATTGCCCCGGGGATGCTCTTTAGCCGTGATGCCCGCTCCGGCAATGATCCCATCAGCATCCGTGGTAGGAGCACCCTGTTCGCCAATACCCAACCTTTGGTGGTGGTCGACGGCTTTCCCTATGATGGACCTTTGCAGAATATAAACCCAAATGATGTCGAAAGCATCACCATCCTAAAGGATGCCGCGGCCGCCTCCATCTGGGGTGCACGTGCCGGCAACGGGGTCATCGTGGTCACCACAAAAAAGGGAACGTATGCCAGGCCCCTTTCCGTTAGCCTGACCAGCAATGTGACCGTACTCGAAAAGCCCGACCTTTTCTACGAACCCCAAATGGACATCGGGGAATTCATCGAGGTGGAAAGGAGCCTCTATGACAATGGCTTTTACAGTTCCCGCATCAACAGCCCTTCCAAAACGCCCCTTTCACCAGTGGTGGAAGCCCTGTATGCCGCAGAAACGGGCATGATGAGCCAGCAGGAAGCCGATGATAAAATTGCAGCCTATAAAAACAGGGACATACGGAGGGACATGGAAAAATACTTCCTCCGTCCGGCCGTCCGGCAGCAGTACAACCTGGGCCTCTCCGGTGGGGACCGCTTTCACCGCTATGCCCTTTCGGTAGGTTGGGACAAAAACAGCGCTTCGGTCAGGGAAAATGACAACGGGCGCTTTACGCTCAAAGGGGATATGGGCTGGAAACTCCTGAAGGAAAAACTGGAAGTCGGCACGGGGATATACCTGACAGGATCCTCCGTCCAGAACGGGACGCAGCTCCCTTCCGGCTCACCTTATGAAAGCCTGGTCGATGCCCAGGGAAGGCCTGCGGCCCTTATCCGTGATTATAACCTCCGGTTTGTGGAAGAGGCAGAAGCTGCAGGGCTGCTCAACTGGCAATACGTTCCCTTGGATGAAATCGGCCTGGTCTCGGACCTTGCCCGGGCCACCGATATAAGGCTGAATACGAATATCAAGGTAAACCTTTCCCGAAACTGGAAAGCGGCCGTCTCCTACCAGTACTGGCAGAACCGCAGCGAAACAAGGACCGATTACCCCTTGGCATCCTACTTTGCCCGTAATATGGTCAACCGCTACTCACAGCTCAATGGGGAGGGCAATTGGGAACATCCTGTACCGGTGGGCGGCATCCTGGACCTTGGCAATGGCCGTGATGACAGCCATACTTTCCGTGCACGCACGGACTATAACCGATCCTGGGGCCTTCACCGCTTGGATGCGCTGGCAGGATTTGAGCTCAGGGACTGGGAGGGAATTGCTGACCAAAGACGCTACTATGGCTATGATGATGGAATGGGGCTTAGCGTCCCGGTAAACCTGGTGGACCGCTTCCCCTTGTACCATAACAATTCGCTGAATACCATCCCCGGCAATGACGGCCACAGCGGACTGACCGACCGCTTTGTTTCCTATTTTGCCAATGCCGCCTATTCCTTTGACAACAGGCTGCACCTGACGGGGAGTGTGCGCAAGGACGCCTCCAACCTGTTTGGGGTGGACACCAACCTCAAGGGAGTTCCCCTGTGGTCGGCAGGGACAGGATGGACCATCAGTGAAGAGGGCTTCTATGGGGCAGCTTGGATGCCCTACCTAAAACTCAGGACGACCTTCGGGTACAATGGCAATGTGGACAAATCGCTGAGTTCGCTGACCACGGCTTCCTATTTTATTTCGAGAAGCTCGGCACCCGTCCCGGGAATCCGAAGTGCCACCATCATCAACCCGCCCAACCCCTCCCTGAGATGGGAAAGGATCGGTATCTGGAACATGGGGGTTGATTTCGGTTCCAAAAATGATCGGGTAGAAGGAAGTGTGGAGTATTACATCAAAAACGGCAGGGACCTGATCGGGGAGACCCGCTTTCCGCCTTCCTCAGGGGTGACCTCCTTCACCGGTAACTTTGCCGAAACCCGTACTTCGGGCATCGACCTGAACCTCTCCACCCTGAACCTGGACGGGCCCTTGATCTGGCGGACCAACCTTATCTTCAGCCACCTGAATGAAGAGGTCACCGCCTATGGCATTCCCTCCACCACGGGACAGTACCTAGGGCTGGGAACGGCCCCAATGGAAGGAAGGCCCCTGTTTTCCATCTACAGCCTGCGCTGGGGCGGCCTTGATCCGGATACCGGTGATCCCCTGGGCTACGTGGACGGGGAACCCAGCGACAATTACAATTCGCTGCGTTCGGGAACCACCCCCGAAGAGCTGGTCTACCATGGCCCGGCACGGCCCACCACCTTTGGTGCCCTGAGGAATGATTTGGAATGGAACGGTTTTTCCCTGTCCCTGAACATTAGCTTCAGGTTGGGCTATTATTACCGCAGGCAGTCGGTCAACTATTATGACCTGCTGAACGGCAGGATCACGCACGGCGACCATGCCCTTCGCTGGCAGCAGCCCGGTGACGAAGCCCATACCTATATCCCCTCCATGCCTTCCTCTTCCAACTCTTCGAGGAATTACTTCTACCAGTTCTCGGAACCCCTGGTGGAAAAGGGAGACCATATCAGGCTACAGGATATCCGTTTGGGCTATCGGTTTGAAAAGGGCAGGATGCCCTCGCTTCCCTTCCAGAGTGCAGAACTTTATACCTATATCAACAATGTGGGCATGATATGGAAGGCCAGTGATGACCCGCTCGATCCTGATTACAGAACGGGTAGACCTTTGAGGAGCATTGCAGTGGGATTGAGGATGGATTTCTAG
- a CDS encoding TlpA family protein disulfide reductase, whose translation MKKTTFTCFLALLCLFGSEIYGQVASPPATAGPENAPAPVVVYFEVNSPVPIDTFTVSFNTHYLDGFARLPEPENTEIASRRGSVYGGNASMEYFTYYSPVFSDIGYLTIKGGRGTFMERVQISPGDSVAISVDLKNGSTIFSGPDAMKFRCQHELRLAHRAFMEQVPPVMYTGDTAVHFNEGNNREEYKEALANAPSMQPPMQVVSYGDGSIPYIRSVLDLEIKDHPGYQVLRAYSGILDRGFMASMEKELEGMAYGEMVQTFMRSFRHTDAFRELYNEIISSLPLDREGDVLRHSPHYLDYLFDRCTLRAILEGVPIYEVYGEYSPMVRDQLIGKYLVKFYRQLPSPEEKFTQGLATVKTPWVLETISGLYQAQKVGAPFLETEFTGTDGKTVPSSTFKGKVVLLDFWFTGCSASSKMHHNYLQPTIEAIGDAGEFELVSISRDRDKAKWLDSIREGKYTSEAYTNLWTGGPEHKVLDYYNIHAFPTLMLLDREGKIRKVGNFPDDPEELAGLIQELIEEPHQSTTP comes from the coding sequence ATGAAAAAAACAACATTCACATGCTTCCTGGCATTACTATGCCTTTTTGGAAGTGAAATATATGGTCAAGTTGCTTCACCTCCTGCCACCGCGGGGCCGGAAAATGCCCCGGCTCCCGTGGTGGTATATTTCGAAGTCAACTCCCCTGTCCCCATCGATACCTTTACGGTAAGTTTCAATACCCATTACCTGGACGGCTTTGCCCGGCTTCCCGAACCGGAAAATACGGAAATAGCCTCCCGGAGAGGTTCTGTTTATGGAGGAAATGCTTCCATGGAATATTTCACCTACTATAGCCCTGTATTTTCGGATATAGGCTACCTGACCATCAAAGGGGGCAGGGGCACCTTTATGGAGCGTGTGCAAATCTCCCCGGGAGACAGTGTGGCCATCAGCGTGGACCTTAAAAACGGCTCTACCATTTTCTCCGGACCCGATGCGATGAAGTTCCGGTGCCAGCACGAGCTCAGGCTGGCACACCGGGCATTTATGGAACAGGTTCCCCCGGTCATGTACACCGGAGATACTGCCGTCCACTTTAACGAAGGTAACAACAGGGAGGAGTACAAAGAGGCATTGGCAAACGCCCCGTCGATGCAGCCACCCATGCAGGTGGTGTCCTATGGCGACGGCTCCATCCCCTATATCCGCTCTGTCCTTGACCTGGAGATAAAAGATCATCCCGGGTACCAAGTGCTACGCGCCTATTCCGGTATTCTGGACAGGGGTTTTATGGCCAGCATGGAAAAGGAGCTTGAGGGCATGGCCTATGGTGAAATGGTACAGACCTTTATGCGCTCGTTCAGGCACACGGATGCCTTCAGGGAGCTCTATAATGAAATCATCTCTTCGCTTCCCCTGGACAGGGAAGGGGATGTACTCCGGCATTCCCCCCATTACCTCGATTACCTCTTTGACCGCTGTACCCTCAGGGCCATACTGGAAGGGGTGCCGATCTATGAGGTCTATGGAGAATATAGCCCCATGGTGCGCGACCAACTGATCGGCAAATACCTGGTCAAGTTCTACCGGCAGCTGCCATCTCCCGAGGAAAAATTCACCCAAGGCCTGGCCACCGTAAAGACCCCATGGGTATTGGAAACCATTTCGGGGCTCTATCAGGCACAGAAGGTGGGCGCACCGTTTCTCGAAACCGAGTTTACCGGTACCGATGGAAAAACGGTACCTTCCAGCACCTTCAAGGGCAAGGTGGTCCTGCTGGACTTCTGGTTTACAGGATGCAGTGCCAGCTCCAAGATGCACCACAACTATCTCCAGCCTACCATCGAGGCCATTGGCGATGCCGGGGAATTTGAACTGGTCTCCATCTCCAGGGACAGGGACAAGGCCAAGTGGCTGGACAGTATCCGTGAAGGGAAATATACCTCCGAAGCATACACCAACCTATGGACGGGAGGGCCCGAGCACAAGGTGCTGGATTATTACAATATCCACGCCTTCCCTACCCTGATGCTGCTGGACCGGGAAGGCAAAATCCGAAAAGTCGGCAACTTCCCCGATGATCCAGAAGAGCTTGCCGGCCTGATCCAGGAACTCATTGAAGAACCCCATCAAAGCACGACACCATGA
- a CDS encoding helix-turn-helix domain-containing protein, translated as MKPEEKERLLKLLGERLNVLKKQSNRSYRELALRCDLDFADIKKYEEGKKDIQFSTIIELSKAYGVNPKKIFDIDFGIDFGDIENHT; from the coding sequence ATGAAACCTGAAGAAAAGGAACGGTTATTAAAATTATTAGGAGAAAGATTAAATGTCCTAAAGAAACAATCCAATAGGAGCTACAGAGAACTCGCCCTAAGATGTGACCTAGATTTTGCGGACATAAAAAAATATGAAGAAGGAAAAAAAGACATTCAATTCTCTACAATTATTGAATTATCTAAAGCATATGGAGTAAACCCAAAAAAAATCTTTGATATTGATTTTGGGATTGATTTTGGAGATATAGAAAACCACACTTAA
- a CDS encoding AAA family ATPase, whose translation MITRINKLKDFGVYKDFNRTGDLQDFEELNIIYGWNYSGKTTISRLFSFLNKELPSDFSDSTIELHRTDGSRISKENLSIPGRSVHVFNADFIEKNLKWDGESFEAIKVLLVGEDAIEAQDQINDYSSKIQKIEAIIKKLQLTISEGNNNISTKQTDRASEIKRVLQLVQTYTKTHLKPTFDSIRDDYESYILGNKEYTAELSKALVNESDRLPDNLSSINLHLSLSALKNEASTLLSHIPELTNTIEYFIKNPQVSTWVENGLPFLEKNENCHFCGNKITEERKSELLSHFSEDLKNHKRKIADLISRLNSKKASEINLSQTQFYSENQPSFIKFKDEINEGITLFNSDIERVILKLQKKSDSPFKPDTEPITFNYNEELITGSVKELNDIIETNNQTSKDLLEQKALSIEAIKKHLVAELIESLNLEEIQEKESIYLNRIEAFKKRSSEWKSEIEILEGTISEAQKGKEELNKLISKFLGRDEVQVEVKNIAGTERFVLQRGSQKARYLSEGEKTAIALSFFITTLQEVNNLDQAIVYIDDPISSLDSNHIFQVNAFIKELFFKKEDDNSPWKLLVKQLFISTHNFDFFNLLTELPLPAKKKKYFQTVRKGESESTFKNLPKSLQNYSSEYHYLFELLHKFHESEDKDDYPTLMGLPNAIRRFTELYTYSRLPTNKSATVDQRADKLWGAERSKRILKVLHYFSHANSITRIQGNSDLICDIENAVEDLITELKTDPLHYDELVKSLPKN comes from the coding sequence ATGATCACTAGAATAAATAAATTAAAAGATTTCGGAGTTTATAAAGACTTTAATCGAACAGGTGATTTACAAGACTTTGAAGAGCTTAACATCATTTATGGTTGGAACTATTCAGGAAAGACAACCATTTCTCGTCTATTTTCCTTCTTGAACAAAGAATTACCTTCAGATTTTTCAGACTCAACAATTGAATTACATAGAACAGATGGTAGTCGAATATCGAAAGAAAACCTTTCCATTCCAGGTAGGTCTGTACATGTTTTCAATGCAGATTTTATTGAAAAAAACCTCAAATGGGATGGAGAATCCTTTGAAGCGATTAAAGTATTATTAGTTGGAGAAGATGCAATAGAAGCTCAAGATCAAATTAATGACTATAGCTCAAAAATTCAAAAAATCGAAGCGATCATTAAAAAGCTTCAATTGACTATTTCAGAAGGGAACAATAACATTTCAACTAAACAAACAGATAGAGCCTCAGAAATAAAACGAGTATTACAATTAGTCCAAACTTATACAAAGACACATTTAAAACCTACCTTCGATTCGATAAGAGACGACTATGAATCTTATATTCTAGGAAATAAAGAGTATACTGCAGAACTATCAAAAGCTTTGGTTAATGAAAGTGATCGTCTACCTGACAACCTTTCTAGTATCAATTTACATTTAAGCTTATCTGCTTTGAAAAATGAAGCTTCAACACTTCTATCACATATACCAGAACTTACTAATACTATTGAGTATTTCATTAAAAACCCACAGGTATCAACATGGGTTGAAAATGGATTACCATTTCTAGAAAAGAATGAGAATTGTCATTTTTGCGGAAATAAAATCACTGAAGAAAGAAAATCGGAACTTCTATCACACTTCTCTGAAGACTTAAAAAATCATAAACGAAAGATTGCAGACTTAATTTCCAGGCTTAACAGCAAAAAGGCATCAGAAATCAATCTTAGCCAGACTCAATTCTATTCAGAAAATCAACCTTCTTTTATAAAGTTCAAAGACGAAATAAACGAAGGAATCACTTTATTTAATTCAGATATAGAAAGGGTTATTTTAAAACTTCAGAAAAAATCAGATTCCCCTTTTAAACCAGATACTGAACCTATAACATTTAATTACAATGAAGAACTAATTACTGGTTCGGTAAAAGAATTAAACGATATAATTGAAACTAACAATCAAACTTCTAAAGATCTTTTAGAACAAAAAGCTTTATCAATTGAAGCTATAAAAAAACATCTGGTTGCCGAATTAATTGAATCTCTCAACTTGGAAGAGATTCAAGAAAAAGAGTCTATTTACCTTAACAGAATTGAAGCGTTCAAAAAGAGATCTTCAGAGTGGAAAAGCGAAATTGAAATATTAGAAGGAACTATTAGCGAAGCACAAAAAGGCAAAGAAGAACTTAACAAGTTAATATCCAAGTTTTTAGGGAGAGACGAAGTGCAGGTTGAAGTCAAAAATATTGCTGGTACCGAAAGATTTGTGCTACAGAGAGGAAGTCAAAAAGCACGTTATCTAAGCGAAGGAGAAAAAACGGCAATTGCTCTATCATTTTTTATTACGACTTTACAAGAAGTCAATAATCTTGATCAAGCGATTGTATACATAGATGACCCAATTTCAAGCCTCGACTCAAATCATATTTTTCAAGTTAATGCATTCATTAAAGAGCTATTCTTCAAAAAAGAAGATGATAACTCACCATGGAAGTTGTTAGTCAAGCAATTATTCATTTCAACTCACAACTTCGACTTTTTCAATTTATTAACAGAACTACCGCTACCAGCAAAAAAGAAAAAGTACTTTCAAACAGTGAGAAAAGGTGAGTCTGAGTCAACGTTTAAAAACTTACCAAAATCACTACAAAATTATTCGTCAGAATATCATTACTTATTTGAATTACTACACAAATTCCACGAATCAGAAGACAAGGATGACTATCCAACTTTAATGGGACTCCCAAATGCGATAAGACGTTTTACAGAACTATACACTTATTCTAGGCTTCCAACTAATAAAAGTGCTACTGTTGATCAAAGAGCCGATAAGCTTTGGGGGGCAGAACGATCTAAAAGAATTCTTAAGGTTCTTCATTACTTCAGTCATGCAAATAGTATAACCAGAATACAAGGGAATAGTGACCTAATTTGCGATATCGAGAACGCAGTTGAAGATTTAATAACGGAACTAAAAACGGATCCTCTTCATTATGATGAACTCGTGAAATCTTTACCGAAAAACTAG
- a CDS encoding restriction endonuclease subunit S, producing MTLKDIYEIHTGLFARPEKLGDVTYLQARHFDEEGNLVCELEKDLSTSEINPKHILNQGDLLYAAKGNKNFAFLYTEGLVPAVASTSFFVLRPKVNQSIKKVVPEYMLWYLNQPKTMDYLKSMAKGTSMLSISKQTLADLEVEIPVESIQEKIGAINALRKQEKKIIHQLEVLKDQFIQSRLLKVIK from the coding sequence GTGACTCTAAAAGATATCTATGAAATTCATACCGGATTGTTTGCAAGGCCTGAGAAATTAGGAGATGTAACATATCTTCAGGCAAGGCATTTTGATGAAGAAGGGAATTTAGTGTGTGAATTAGAAAAAGATTTATCCACTTCAGAAATCAATCCCAAACATATTTTAAATCAGGGCGACTTGCTATATGCTGCCAAGGGGAATAAAAATTTTGCATTTCTCTATACAGAGGGATTGGTTCCAGCGGTAGCTTCCACTTCATTTTTTGTGTTAAGACCAAAGGTAAATCAGAGTATTAAAAAAGTAGTTCCTGAATACATGTTGTGGTATCTTAATCAGCCAAAAACCATGGATTATCTAAAATCCATGGCTAAGGGTACCTCAATGCTTTCAATCTCTAAACAAACCTTGGCCGATTTGGAAGTCGAAATTCCTGTTGAATCAATCCAGGAGAAAATAGGTGCTATCAACGCTCTACGTAAACAGGAAAAGAAAATTATCCACCAATTAGAAGTACTTAAAGATCAATTTATTCAATCAAGATTATTGAAAGTAATAAAGTAA